Sequence from the Fibrobacter sp. UWP2 genome:
TGGGAATCGAGAGCGAAAGCATCCAAGCCAAGTTGAGCACAAAGATTTCGAGAACCGTGGAGGCAGGCAAACCCTTGGAAAGCACATTGTCCAGAATCTTCACCAGGAAGTCAACAATGAACAAGAACGTGATGCCAAATAGAGCCGCCAGGAACGGCGCAATAAGCTCTTTCAACACATAACGGACTAAAATCATTGTTCTTGACGACCAGTTTTTTCTAATTTGATGCGTGAAAATTAGAATTAACCAAAGAAAAAAAAATGAAATCTTTTGCAAAGTTACCCATATTGCTCAACCTTTTGATTTTGGCCGCATTGTTTAGTGGCTGTTCTTCGGATCGATCTGGCAAGGTGAGTCATACAGAGTTCTGCCGTGGCAAGTACGAAAAAGCCGAGGCGATGTTCAAGGAAGGTAAGTACGGGCGCGTACAAGACAAACTCGAAGACATCCTCTCGCTGTGTGCCGGCACAGGCTATATGGAGCAGTCGCAGTTTTTGCTAGCCGAGAGCTACTTCAACCTGGAAGAATGGATTGAGGCCCGTGGCGAATACGGCAGCTTCATTGTGAACTTCCCTGGCTCCCCGTTCGTGGAGACCGCTGAGTTCCGCAAGGCCATTTCGAGTTTCAACATGGAATTCCGCGTGAACCGTGACGAAGCCAACACGACCATCGCCATGAAGGACTTTGAGCGTTACCTCTCCAACTACCCCGATTCGCCGCTACGCGACTCCGTGAATTACTACTACAACCTGCTGGTCGAACGCCTGGCCGAAAAGGAATTCCAAACAGGGCGTCTTTATTTGCGCATGGACAAACCGCAGGCCGCCGTCATTTATTTCAAGGAGTTCCTGGACACCTACCAGAAGTCTCCGCGCCGCAAAGAGGTCTTGTTCCTCATCGCCCAAGCCTACACCGAGCTGGACCAGTTTGAGTCGGCCCGCGAATACTTGGGACAAGCCAAGCAGGAACTCGTCGAAAACGACAAGGACATCCAAAAGCTCCTCGTCAAGACCGAAAAGAAAATCGCCAAGGCCGAGGCCAAGTTCGAAAAGCGCTTGAAGAAGGATTCCGAGAAGAAGCGTCAGCAAAAAGAAGAAAAGGAAATGCTCAACTAGGATTGTGAATGGGCGGCTGGGTAAAAAAGATATGCTGTGTTTTGAGCCTTCTCTTGGCCACAAGCGCGTTCGCCGCCAGTGACGACGTGGTGCAGCACGACAATTCCCGGATTTCCATCTTTTTGCAGCCGGCCATTTCGTTTTTGAGTTTTGAAGAACGTGAATACTTCCAGGACGCCATCGACACCATTTACCAGGAGTTCCGCGCCAACGCCCTGACCGCAGAAGAATCCCTCACCGTAGCCAAGCAGGACTTCCAAAAGGTCAACTTTTGCTTCCCCATCACAGGCGGTCTCCAATTCCAGGTTTTGCAGGACCATTTTATTAGCGCGGGCCTCGGATTTATTTACGACAACGAATCCGTGGTGCTGACCGACCGCCGGAACAAGACCCACAATTACAGTTACACAATCCAGGGCGTTCCGCTTTATTTGGAATACCGCCTTGCCATACCGCTCAACCTAATGACGCTTTCTGATGGAGGGCTCTTTAGCATTGTCCTCCGCTGGTACTGGACATTGCCCGGCACCGAGATCTATTCGACCTGGGGAAAAATCGATGCCGAGAATTCCCCGCTGGGAGCGGGTTTTGGCATTAGCATCGGTTACCTGATTGCCAACTGGAAAAACGTGAACGTCTTTGGCGACATAGGCTTCAGCTCCATTAGCGTAAAATCGAAAAAGACCTTTGCCGACCTTGTGCCCGGCGGGGCCGACGACAAAAAAGCCAAGTGGAACGTGGGCGGATTGCAGTTGCAGATTCGCGTGAGCTTTGGCGTTTGGAACAAGCCGAAGCCCAAAGATGAAGACGAAGGCGACAACGACGGCGAGGTCAAGGAAAGTGACGGAGCCACGAAGACGGAAATAAGTACGCCAGCAGTCAAAAGCGCACCAGTGGCAAAGGGGCAGTGATGAGTTTGTGGCCGGGCGAAAAGTTGCGTTACGCGGAAACGCACTTCAAGTTTAAATTGCCCTGGTCCCTTTTGTACAGACCATGGCCCGAAATTATTTTTGACATGCCTTTCCAGGTGGTGCCCTCGG
This genomic interval carries:
- a CDS encoding outer membrane protein assembly factor BamD, which translates into the protein MKSFAKLPILLNLLILAALFSGCSSDRSGKVSHTEFCRGKYEKAEAMFKEGKYGRVQDKLEDILSLCAGTGYMEQSQFLLAESYFNLEEWIEARGEYGSFIVNFPGSPFVETAEFRKAISSFNMEFRVNRDEANTTIAMKDFERYLSNYPDSPLRDSVNYYYNLLVERLAEKEFQTGRLYLRMDKPQAAVIYFKEFLDTYQKSPRRKEVLFLIAQAYTELDQFESAREYLGQAKQELVENDKDIQKLLVKTEKKIAKAEAKFEKRLKKDSEKKRQQKEEKEMLN